From Candidatus Binatia bacterium, the proteins below share one genomic window:
- a CDS encoding polysaccharide biosynthesis tyrosine autokinase, which translates to MRRVEYRGGPAHVEVLPPDDGPDLSALPRRGVSSSQDALHYYWRLLYGRRFLLLAAALLGLGLSAAYTLRQVKLYTAQSTIEFKQSTPPGKEVVRFPRVESIPPTLATRLLTTKVLAARAVNSLRAQGVAYFDHAAVDPGTPSLSGTAWAAVVSRMRATVGGDEEREEPDDVNAPSEWEGVGLDVINAYYDHVGISPVRATSLADIVAVHPDPTTAARIANAHAKAFMDMDEQTRALSMSDANSYVRQQLEDVRTKLETSRQTLNDFQRENGILHLPKDNTTITRASLQQLNELLTKAQGERIVAEANYRNAQAMSPEALAGTLPDPGLQTMRDELSGLKAKHQANQREYGANHPDMAALRSRIAALDQRLREAGSQAREQMRTTLDAALAKEAELRQNFEKVSAAASNEDKLLVQMLILQRDVESNQELYNTLLSQAKEQDLLTNGFRWTGVNLVDRAVVPRVPTFPKTKRNLAMGLFLGLMAGAFGAILLDRLDTRIHTPEDIAEWLHLPSLGVIPDFQRVLQIPAYGKPALEAPAVGDGNGNEGGHGNGSGGGRQVVTVTNPGSVISEAYRSIRTNILFSSPGNPPKTVLVTSSQASEGKTVTTINLAVSLAMSGSNVCVIDADMRHPSCHQPLKVPSEPGLSNVLTGQCELADAVVRSPMLSGKNGDRSRFGLYVLPAGPPPPNPAELVGSAVMNEVLATLSENFDFVLVDSPPILPVTDSVVMATKTDGVVVVVKASEWGRDVVGKALSHLDAVRARVLGVVLNSVDVKRGGSSYYYYRHYHGGYYGYYGNSQQQA; encoded by the coding sequence ATGCGACGGGTCGAATATCGGGGCGGACCAGCGCACGTCGAGGTGTTGCCGCCGGACGACGGGCCGGATCTGTCGGCCCTGCCTCGTCGCGGCGTGTCGTCGAGTCAGGATGCATTGCACTATTACTGGAGACTTCTGTACGGCCGCCGCTTTCTGCTGCTGGCGGCGGCACTCCTCGGGCTGGGTCTGTCGGCGGCGTATACGCTGCGTCAGGTGAAGCTGTACACGGCGCAGTCGACCATCGAGTTCAAGCAATCGACGCCACCCGGCAAGGAGGTCGTCAGGTTTCCGCGGGTGGAGTCGATACCTCCGACCCTGGCAACTCGGTTGCTCACGACAAAGGTGCTCGCGGCGCGCGCCGTCAACAGCCTGCGCGCCCAGGGCGTGGCCTACTTCGATCATGCCGCGGTGGACCCCGGCACCCCGAGCCTGAGCGGTACCGCCTGGGCGGCAGTGGTGTCGCGGATGCGGGCGACCGTCGGCGGCGACGAAGAACGAGAGGAACCCGACGACGTCAATGCGCCCTCCGAATGGGAGGGCGTCGGTCTCGACGTCATCAACGCCTACTACGATCACGTGGGGATCAGCCCCGTGCGGGCCACCTCGCTGGCCGATATCGTCGCCGTCCATCCCGATCCCACCACCGCGGCACGTATCGCCAATGCGCACGCGAAGGCGTTCATGGACATGGACGAACAAACCCGCGCCCTGTCGATGAGCGACGCCAACAGCTACGTCCGCCAGCAACTGGAAGACGTGCGGACCAAGCTGGAAACCTCGCGCCAGACCCTCAACGATTTCCAGCGCGAGAACGGCATCCTGCACCTGCCCAAAGACAACACCACGATCACGCGCGCCTCGTTGCAGCAGCTCAACGAACTGCTGACCAAGGCGCAGGGCGAGCGGATCGTCGCCGAGGCCAACTACCGCAACGCGCAGGCAATGAGCCCCGAGGCCCTCGCCGGGACGTTGCCCGACCCCGGCTTGCAGACGATGCGCGACGAGCTGTCGGGTCTCAAAGCCAAGCACCAGGCAAATCAACGCGAGTACGGGGCCAACCACCCCGACATGGCGGCGCTGCGTTCCCGGATCGCAGCTCTCGATCAGCGCCTGCGCGAAGCGGGATCCCAGGCCCGCGAACAAATGCGCACGACCCTCGATGCGGCGCTCGCCAAGGAAGCCGAGCTGCGGCAGAACTTCGAAAAGGTCAGTGCCGCGGCGAGCAACGAGGACAAGTTGCTGGTTCAGATGCTGATCTTGCAGCGCGACGTCGAGAGCAACCAGGAACTCTACAACACGCTCCTCAGCCAGGCCAAGGAACAGGACCTGCTGACCAACGGGTTCCGGTGGACCGGAGTCAATCTGGTGGACCGGGCCGTGGTGCCGCGGGTGCCGACGTTTCCCAAGACGAAGCGCAACCTCGCGATGGGGCTGTTTCTGGGGTTGATGGCCGGCGCTTTCGGCGCCATTCTGCTGGACCGCCTCGATACCCGCATTCACACGCCGGAGGACATTGCCGAGTGGCTGCACCTGCCTTCGCTCGGGGTCATTCCCGATTTTCAGCGGGTGTTGCAGATTCCGGCCTACGGTAAGCCCGCCCTGGAAGCGCCGGCGGTGGGTGACGGCAACGGCAATGAAGGCGGTCACGGTAACGGCAGCGGCGGCGGGCGGCAGGTGGTTACGGTAACCAACCCGGGATCGGTGATCAGTGAGGCGTATCGCAGCATCCGGACCAATATCCTGTTCTCCAGCCCGGGCAATCCCCCGAAGACCGTGCTCGTGACCAGCAGTCAGGCGTCGGAGGGGAAGACGGTAACGACGATCAATCTCGCCGTCAGTCTCGCCATGAGCGGGTCCAATGTGTGCGTCATCGACGCGGATATGCGTCATCCGTCGTGCCATCAACCGCTCAAGGTTCCCAGCGAGCCTGGTCTCAGTAACGTGCTCACGGGACAGTGCGAGTTGGCGGACGCCGTCGTGCGCTCCCCGATGCTCAGCGGCAAGAACGGCGATCGGAGCCGCTTTGGTCTCTACGTGCTCCCCGCCGGACCGCCGCCGCCGAATCCGGCCGAACTGGTGGGTTCTGCGGTCATGAACGAGGTTTTGGCGACGCTTTCGGAGAACTTCGATTTTGTACTTGTGGACTCGCCGCCCATTTTGCCTGTGACCGATAGTGTGGTAATGGCAACCAAGACCGACGGGGTCGTGGTCGTGGTCAAGGCCAGCGAATGGGGCCGCGACGTTGTGGGTAAAGCCCTGTCGCACCTCGATGCAGTGCGGGCGCGTGTGCTCGGTGTCGTCCTCAATTCGGTAGACGTGAAGCGTGGCGGGTCGTCGTACTACTATTACCGGCACTACCACGGTGGATACTACGGATATTACGGTAACTCGCAGCAGCAGGCGTGA
- a CDS encoding SLBB domain-containing protein, whose protein sequence is MLGGCSAGKGETPVAATAGVVRPDNPCSQPDALTRIDQIVAARQTLEQKTTDYTVGVGDLLTITIYNYRPDGGGDFSTEARVDDRGVIAVPMIDPVEVKGLSLAATRRKIAEQLRREQVLNDPLVGVFLKDYQGQQVAVLGAVNRPGLHSLSKGRHSIVDVLSMAGGLSQGTGAQGAGNYILFRPVEQGAGTDVAVLGDSLQITRGGGVDLSVTNQKGMVPICMEGPHGEANTELAELYVRGGDLIVVPDAGNALVQGEVEKVGSYPLARGTTLTQLIASAGGFIYPANRNAVRLVRTTPNGESLAWTIDIDRIESHEEPDVLLERNDRVDVPYTMTKKALYGIYYTVTTIVRFTIGGAVSVI, encoded by the coding sequence GTGTTGGGGGGGTGCAGTGCCGGGAAAGGGGAGACCCCCGTCGCCGCCACTGCGGGAGTGGTGCGGCCGGATAATCCTTGCAGCCAGCCCGACGCACTGACCCGTATCGATCAGATCGTCGCGGCTCGGCAGACGCTCGAACAGAAGACCACCGATTACACGGTCGGCGTCGGGGACCTGCTGACCATCACCATTTATAATTACCGGCCAGACGGCGGCGGGGATTTCTCGACCGAGGCGCGCGTCGACGACCGCGGGGTCATCGCCGTGCCGATGATCGACCCGGTTGAAGTCAAGGGGCTCAGCCTGGCGGCGACGCGCCGCAAGATCGCCGAGCAGTTGCGGCGGGAGCAGGTGCTCAACGACCCGCTCGTCGGCGTTTTCTTGAAGGACTATCAAGGCCAGCAGGTGGCCGTTTTGGGTGCGGTGAACAGGCCCGGCCTGCATTCGTTGTCCAAGGGTCGGCACTCCATCGTCGACGTGCTGTCGATGGCCGGTGGTCTGTCCCAGGGGACCGGGGCGCAGGGCGCCGGCAATTACATCCTTTTCCGTCCGGTCGAGCAGGGCGCCGGCACCGACGTAGCCGTCCTTGGCGACAGTCTGCAGATCACCCGCGGCGGCGGAGTGGACTTATCCGTGACCAACCAGAAAGGCATGGTCCCCATTTGTATGGAGGGGCCGCACGGCGAGGCCAATACCGAGCTTGCCGAGTTGTACGTGCGCGGTGGCGATCTGATCGTTGTGCCGGATGCCGGCAACGCGCTCGTTCAGGGCGAGGTGGAGAAGGTCGGTTCTTATCCTCTGGCGCGCGGCACGACGCTGACCCAGCTCATTGCCAGCGCGGGAGGGTTCATTTACCCGGCCAACCGCAACGCTGTGCGCCTGGTGCGCACGACCCCGAATGGTGAAAGCCTGGCGTGGACGATCGACATTGACCGCATCGAGAGTCACGAGGAGCCCGACGTCTTGCTGGAACGTAACGACCGGGTCGACGTGCCGTATACGATGACCAAGAAGGCGCTGTACGGGATCTACTACACGGTGACGACGATCGTGCGTTTCACCATCGGCGGGGCGGTGTCGGTGATCTAA
- the glgP gene encoding alpha-glucan family phosphorylase, whose protein sequence is MANVHGDPPVGVSLPHRDGRGDLLRATRTLAERLPEPLVPLARLAYNYRWSWRLNGASVFREIHPSIWRRSEHNPRYVIEAVAPHRLDALAGDGAYVARVEALAAAIDAELAAPAANLGIQAENPVAYFCSEFAIHCSLPIYSGGLGVLAGDLLKAASDMALPMVGIGLLYRQGYFHQRMDRWGWQHEYWVNTNFERLPMVRVTDVDGTPLNVDVVLRKRTVKVKVWRVDVGRVPLYLLDTDREENHVIDRWITSRLYVGDRHTRLAQYAILGIAGNRALRAMGIQPSIVHMNEGHAALGRFERLREQIAAGHSVEAALAIVRQPSIFTTHTPVAAGNEGYREDEIEAVLGDFLDRLGAPRTMVFDLGRLQPGNREEPASITPLALRTSRACNAVSRRHGEVARTMWQPLWPERPVDRVPIDHVTNGVHTLTWMGGRMQDLLDRHLGANWRQREADPNLWARIDAIPDAELWSVRCAMRADLVEYAREQSMRDRLSRGEPPDYVEAAAMTLDAGTLTVGFARRMATYKRFYLLSRSPERGLRLLANTAHPMQLLVAGKAHPEDQDAKDTLHNFFQLKHSPLVAGRVAFIEDYDLHSAPRIIAGVDLWLNLPRPPMEASGTSGMKVTLNGGINLSVLDGWWIEGYDGDNGWAIQSPVADPQVQDEHDVNALFDLMEQEVLPLFYDRDADGIPRGWVRRIKRAMRTLIPQFTANRMLQDYVRKMYGPGA, encoded by the coding sequence ATGGCCAACGTCCATGGCGACCCCCCGGTTGGCGTCTCGCTACCGCACCGCGACGGTCGGGGAGACCTCCTGCGCGCCACCCGCACCCTTGCCGAACGCCTGCCCGAACCGCTCGTGCCCCTGGCGCGCCTCGCTTACAACTACCGCTGGTCCTGGCGCCTGAACGGGGCTTCCGTCTTCCGCGAGATCCACCCCTCGATCTGGCGCCGCAGCGAACACAACCCGCGCTACGTCATCGAAGCCGTCGCCCCACATCGCCTCGATGCGCTGGCCGGCGACGGCGCCTATGTCGCCCGCGTCGAGGCACTCGCGGCCGCGATCGACGCCGAACTGGCGGCACCCGCGGCCAATCTCGGCATCCAGGCGGAAAACCCGGTCGCCTATTTCTGCTCGGAGTTCGCCATCCACTGCTCCCTGCCGATCTACAGCGGCGGCCTCGGCGTTCTCGCCGGCGATCTCCTGAAAGCCGCCTCCGACATGGCCCTACCGATGGTCGGCATCGGCTTGCTGTACCGCCAGGGCTACTTCCATCAGCGTATGGACCGCTGGGGCTGGCAGCACGAGTACTGGGTGAACACCAACTTCGAGCGCCTGCCGATGGTCCGCGTCACCGACGTCGACGGGACGCCCCTGAACGTCGACGTCGTCCTGCGCAAGCGCACCGTCAAAGTGAAGGTCTGGCGCGTCGATGTCGGCCGCGTACCGCTGTATCTCCTCGACACCGACCGCGAGGAAAATCACGTCATCGACCGCTGGATCACCTCGCGGCTTTACGTCGGCGACCGCCACACTCGCCTGGCCCAGTACGCCATTCTCGGCATCGCCGGAAACCGCGCCCTGCGCGCCATGGGAATTCAGCCGAGCATCGTCCACATGAACGAAGGCCACGCCGCCCTCGGGCGCTTCGAACGTCTGCGCGAACAGATCGCCGCCGGCCATTCGGTCGAGGCGGCGCTGGCGATCGTGCGCCAGCCCAGCATCTTCACCACTCACACCCCCGTGGCCGCCGGCAACGAAGGCTACCGCGAGGACGAAATCGAAGCCGTGCTGGGCGATTTTCTCGACCGTCTCGGGGCGCCGCGGACGATGGTCTTCGACCTCGGCCGTCTTCAGCCCGGCAACCGCGAGGAACCGGCCAGCATCACCCCGCTGGCCCTGCGGACCAGCCGCGCCTGCAACGCCGTATCCCGCCGGCACGGCGAAGTCGCACGCACCATGTGGCAGCCACTGTGGCCGGAACGCCCCGTCGATCGGGTCCCGATCGATCACGTCACCAACGGCGTCCATACGCTGACGTGGATGGGCGGGCGCATGCAGGACCTCCTCGATCGCCACCTCGGCGCCAACTGGCGGCAACGCGAAGCCGACCCCAATCTGTGGGCCCGCATCGATGCCATTCCCGACGCGGAGTTGTGGTCGGTGCGCTGCGCGATGCGCGCCGACCTAGTCGAGTACGCGCGCGAGCAGTCGATGCGCGACCGCCTTTCCCGCGGGGAACCGCCCGATTACGTCGAAGCCGCCGCCATGACCCTCGATGCCGGCACACTGACCGTCGGTTTCGCCCGCCGCATGGCCACGTACAAGCGATTTTATCTGCTCAGCCGCAGCCCCGAGCGCGGCCTGCGCCTGCTCGCCAACACGGCACACCCCATGCAGCTCCTGGTGGCCGGGAAGGCCCACCCCGAGGACCAGGACGCCAAGGACACCCTGCACAATTTCTTTCAGCTCAAGCATTCGCCACTGGTCGCCGGCCGCGTCGCCTTTATTGAAGACTACGATCTCCACAGCGCCCCGCGGATCATCGCGGGTGTCGACCTGTGGCTGAACCTTCCCCGCCCGCCGATGGAAGCCAGCGGTACCAGCGGCATGAAGGTTACCCTGAACGGCGGCATCAACCTGAGCGTTCTCGACGGCTGGTGGATCGAGGGCTACGACGGCGACAACGGATGGGCGATTCAGTCGCCGGTCGCCGATCCCCAGGTTCAGGACGAACACGACGTCAACGCCCTTTTCGACCTCATGGAGCAGGAGGTCCTGCCGCTGTTCTACGACCGCGACGCCGACGGCATCCCGCGCGGCTGGGTGCGCCGCATCAAACGCGCCATGCGCACCCTGATCCCGCAGTTCACGGCCAACCGTATGCTGCAGGACTACGTGAGGAAAATGTACGGACCGGGGGCTTAG